The Rhizobium viscosum genomic sequence GCACTCGGCGCGATCCTGCTCTACATGATCCCCAAGCCGCCGCAAAAGACGACGGGCGAGGCCAGGAGCTGGGACATGATCCTCGGCGGTTTCCGCTATATCCGGGAAGAGAAAGTCGTACTTGGCGCCATCTCGCTCGATCTCTTCGCCGTTTTGCTTGGCGGCGCTACCGCACTGATGCCGATCTTTGCGCGCGATATACTCACACTTGGGCCTTGGGGGCTCGGCCTGCTGCGCTCGGCGCCGGGTGTGGGCGCCATCATCATGGCGATCTTCCTTGCTGCCTATCCGCTGAAGCATAGGGCCGGCCTGTATATGTTCATCGGGGTTGCGATTTTCGGCCTCGGCACGATCGTGTTCGGCTTCTCGACCAATACTGAGGTTTCCATCGCAGCGCTCGCCATCATGGGCGCTGCGGATATGATCTCCGTTTATGTCCGCGAGAGCCTGATCGCGCTCTGGACGCCGGACCACCTGCGCGGCCGCGTCAACGCGGTCAATACGGTCTTTGTCGGCGCGTCCAACGAGCTCGGTGAGTTCCGGGCGGGCACCATGGCCTCGGTCTTCGGTGCGGTTCCGGCCGTCATTGTCGGCGGCGTCGGTACGCTCGCCGTAGCCGCCATCTGGGCAAACGGTTTTCCGAAGCTCAGGAAGATCGATACGCTCGACGCGCCTATACGAGAAGTGGTGTAGTGGCGGCTGCCGTCTTCCCTTCGAAGACGATATCCAGGAAGTCATCGAGCCACGCTTTAAGCGGCGCATCGAACAGCATGCGGCCTTCCAGATGTTCGCGTCCCTGCTGCGCGTTCGGCAGGATGAAGCGATGCGCGCCGTGCACGACCCAGCGATGCATCATCACCCGCGTCAGCTCCGCATGGAATTGCAGGCCCCAGGCATTGTCGTTGTAGCGGAAGGCCTGGTTGGGATAGGCGTCGCCGGACGCCAGCAACTCGGCGCCATGCGGCAGTTCGAATCCTTCCCGGTGGAAGTGATAGACCATTTTCGGCCAGCGCATCAGCCGCCGGCCCCTTTCGGTCGTATGCAGCGGATACCAGCCGATCTCTGTCGATCCGTCACAATTGGCCGCAACCTTGCTGCCGAGCTTTCGCGCCAGCATCTGCGCGCCAAGGCATATACCGAGATAGGGCCGGTTTTCCTTGAGCGGCACTTCCAGCCAGTCGATCTCCGCCTTGACGAATTCTTCTGGGTCATTGGCGCTCATCGGGCCGCCGAAAATCACCGCGCCGGCATGGTTTTCAAGGGTGCAAGGTAGGGGATCACCAAGGGCGGGGCGACGGATATCGAGATCATAACCTTTCCCGACGAGAAGCTGGCCGACACGACCGGGGCTGGAGCGCTCCTGATGAAGAATGATGAGAACAGGGCGCCTGTCGCGTCTCACGCTTCTGTCAGTCAGCGTCATCCTGCACCACCTGTGCGTTTGTCACCCGTGCTGCCGCCTCCTGCCGCTTCTGAATACGCTCACGAGAGGACACTCCCAGGAGATCGGCGATCCGCCAGATCACATGGTCTTCCATTTCGCTGCGCTCGCCATCGGCATAGACGATATCCCAGAGAATGCCGATCAACTCCAGACGCTGCTCGGTATTGAGATGTCTCTTTAGATCGGAGGTGAAGCGGAAATAATCAACTGCCGTGCTTTCGGCTTCCAGCCCCGCGGCCATCAAGGCGTCGAGCTGTTTGCCATCGAGCGCATATTGCTCCTTCAGGAGCTTGCGCAGCCGCTTCTTTTCGCTGTCCTTGATCTGGCCGTCGGCCTCCATGACCTGCATACAGAGTGCAGCAACTGCGATGCGCGGGTCATCGGGGGCAAAGCCTGCTTTGGGGCGGTCGGCGGTCAGATTCTGGAAGAATGCCTGAAAGCGTTCGAACATGCGGTTTTTGTTCCATTTCAGAAAAGGCGGAGCCGTGTCTTGGGTTCCGGTTCCATCTTGGGATCGCGGACACCAGGATCGTCCGGCAGGCGGCCAAAGAAGGGTTTTGGTTCAGAAGCGGCAGGAACCGGCCGGGGAGTGGACGGTTCGGCAGCTTTTGCCGGTGCGGGTGCCGGAGTTGCCGGGCGCACGGCTTCGGCAATCGTCGCTGCCCGTTCCAGCTCGATGATGCGGTGGTCGTTAACCACGCTTTCCGGCCGGGTTTCTCGCAGCGGCGGCAGGGTCTTCAGCGCTGTTTCGATCGAAGTGGTCGACCCTTCCTCGACGGGGCCTTCGAGCTGGCCGAAAGGCGCCTTCCACTCGAAAGCGTCGAGACGGCCAGTTACCGGCGAGACCGGCAGCCACTTGTCGGAAACGAAACCATCGGCAACCCAGGCCGGATCACGCGGCGCCTTCAGCGCCTGTGCCAGCCAATGGCGCACGCGTCCCTGATCGCCGGTCTCCGCTTCCTCGATATCTGCAAGCAACAGGAAGGCCGCCTCGCGGGGCTCGATACGGGCAGCAGCCTCCGCCTTGGCGCCGGCCTTGGAGAATTCCTGCGCATCGAGCGCTGCATGTGCGACGATGAGGAGAGATTCGACATTGTTCGGCCGCATGCCTTCCAGCCGCTCGGCGCGCTTCAGGCGATCAAGCGTTGAATCGCCGCTGCGGGCGCGGACATAAACGCGGCCGATCTCCGGGTGAGGTCCGGCCTTCCACGCCTGTTCGAGTATGGATGCTGCCTTGCGGATGCCGCCTTCGCGGAACAGCGCCTTTGCGGCAATCAGGGCGGCGGGTACAAAATCCACCGACAGCTTCAGCGCCTGCAAGGCATCGTCGCGGGCGCCGGCGGGATTGCTTTCCAGCTTGTCATCCGCACGGGCAGTCAGCAGCACGGCATGCAGGCGGTTTGCTTCGGCCTTTTCAACGACCTTGGCGGCCTTCTGCTGTTCCAGTAGGCGGATGGCGTCATCCCAGCGACCGGACTGGCTGCGATATTCGAGCGTCGCCTGCGCGGCCCAAGGCAGGTAAGGCGCGTTATCGGCGGCCTTTTCGGCGTACTGGCGGGCAGCTTCGTTGGCACCGAGGCGCTTGGCCTCCAGGTAAAGACCGCGCAGCCCGAGCTCCCGCGTCTCTGGGTCGTTGGCCATGGCTTCGAACTTGGAGCGTGCCTCGTCGTAGCGACCTTCGATGAGAGCGGCCTGTGCTTCGAGAAGATTGATCAGCGGTTCCTGATCGGCGCGGATGAGGCCGCGCGAGCGGGCAGCCATCTTGCGGGCGAGCAGGGCATTGCCTGCGCCGGCGGCGATCAGGCCGGTCGACAGGGCTTGATAGCCACGGTCACGCTTACGGGCGCGAAAAAAGCGTGTCACCGAATGTGGAGAGGTCCAGACGAGGCGGATGAACCACCAGGCGACCATGACAGCGGCGATCAGCGCGATGATGGCGCTTGCCGCGACGATCAGCTTGGTCTGGTAAATCTGGCCTTCCCAGATCAGCGACAGATCGCCGGGGCGATCGGCAAGCCAGGAGAAACCATAGGCGAGAACGAGGACGAGGAGCGCGAAGATAACCAGGCGGACCATACTCATCCTTCCTTGCCGGTGCCGGAAACGGCCTTGGAGAGGGCACCGCCGACGAGATCCTCGACGCGGATACGGGCTTCGAGCGACTGCTTGAATGCGGCGGAAGCCTGCTTGGCGACAGCAGGCAGGCTGTTCCATTCGGTGGCGGCACCGGGCAGATCGCCGTTCTTCACCTTGTCCTCCATGCGGGCGGCGATCGCTTCAACGCTTTCGCCTTCGACATTGCCGACGGGGCGAACCGACACGAGCGATTTGGCGCTCGACATCAGCCGGTCCGACCAGCTCTGATTGGGATCGGGCTGGTTGACGGATTCGACGATGGCAGCGGCGACATCCGGAACCTGTCGGATCAGCTCGGCACGTGAAGGCACGCCGGTTTCGGCAAAATTGCGGAGATCGGTTGCAGCGGGATCATCGGGTGCTACGCCGGCAAACGTATCGAGTTCGGCGATGAAGGGGCCACCGCGGTCGATCGCGGCCTTGAGAGCTGCGGCTGCAATGGCGCGGGCGACGGCGACATCCTCGCGCGGCTCGTTCAGTTTCTTTTCGGCTTCGGCGAGACGACTCGAAATATCGGCGCCATTGGAGGCCTGCTGCTCGGTGGTCTGGGCAAGGCTCGTCTTCAACTGATCGATTTCGGCGGTCAGGTCTGCAATCTTCTGGTTGAGTGCCTCGACATCGGCCGAACCGGTCGTCGTACCTGAGACAGGTGTCCGAGGCGCCGCTTCGAGAGCCGCAATGCGCTTTTCGAGAGCGCTGCTATCAGCGGCTGGTGGCGGATTGGCGGCAAGGTTTGCGATCGATTGCTTGAGTCCCTCGATCTCGCCGGAGAGGTCGGCCATTTCGGCAGAGTTCGGCGGCTGGTGGGACGAGCCTGGCAGATAACCGGCATATTGAATGGCTCCGGCGCCAAGCAGGGCAACAAGACCGCCGAAGATGCCAGCGGCAATCAGGCCGGAGGTCATTACGCTCTTCTGT encodes the following:
- a CDS encoding MFS transporter, with protein sequence MSLSSTGDRFAAFRHPSYTRFFFAKFLLSFSQQIVSVAVGWQMYDQTGSAIYLGLIGLVQFLPSLVLILVTGSVADRHNRRAIASICSLVSALCTLALLGMTITGSFSPIPVFIVLLVFGIERAFMTPAVQSLAPNLVPEKDLSNAIAWNSSSWQLAAITGPVLGGLLYGVSASTAYMVAVIFSALGAILLYMIPKPPQKTTGEARSWDMILGGFRYIREEKVVLGAISLDLFAVLLGGATALMPIFARDILTLGPWGLGLLRSAPGVGAIIMAIFLAAYPLKHRAGLYMFIGVAIFGLGTIVFGFSTNTEVSIAALAIMGAADMISVYVRESLIALWTPDHLRGRVNAVNTVFVGASNELGEFRAGTMASVFGAVPAVIVGGVGTLAVAAIWANGFPKLRKIDTLDAPIREVV
- a CDS encoding heme biosynthesis protein HemY; translation: MVRLVIFALLVLVLAYGFSWLADRPGDLSLIWEGQIYQTKLIVAASAIIALIAAVMVAWWFIRLVWTSPHSVTRFFRARKRDRGYQALSTGLIAAGAGNALLARKMAARSRGLIRADQEPLINLLEAQAALIEGRYDEARSKFEAMANDPETRELGLRGLYLEAKRLGANEAARQYAEKAADNAPYLPWAAQATLEYRSQSGRWDDAIRLLEQQKAAKVVEKAEANRLHAVLLTARADDKLESNPAGARDDALQALKLSVDFVPAALIAAKALFREGGIRKAASILEQAWKAGPHPEIGRVYVRARSGDSTLDRLKRAERLEGMRPNNVESLLIVAHAALDAQEFSKAGAKAEAAARIEPREAAFLLLADIEEAETGDQGRVRHWLAQALKAPRDPAWVADGFVSDKWLPVSPVTGRLDAFEWKAPFGQLEGPVEEGSTTSIETALKTLPPLRETRPESVVNDHRIIELERAATIAEAVRPATPAPAPAKAAEPSTPRPVPAASEPKPFFGRLPDDPGVRDPKMEPEPKTRLRLF
- a CDS encoding COG4223 family protein — its product is MVSGNPPRHSKSSDEPVTIDLDAQDFASATDPEKPAEEATQAADHAPVTEAVAAAEAGGEPLSEHESERAAGAQEESLSKELPPSEPVQPPPQKSVMTSGLIAAGIFGGLVALLGAGAIQYAGYLPGSSHQPPNSAEMADLSGEIEGLKQSIANLAANPPPAADSSALEKRIAALEAAPRTPVSGTTTGSADVEALNQKIADLTAEIDQLKTSLAQTTEQQASNGADISSRLAEAEKKLNEPREDVAVARAIAAAALKAAIDRGGPFIAELDTFAGVAPDDPAATDLRNFAETGVPSRAELIRQVPDVAAAIVESVNQPDPNQSWSDRLMSSAKSLVSVRPVGNVEGESVEAIAARMEDKVKNGDLPGAATEWNSLPAVAKQASAAFKQSLEARIRVEDLVGGALSKAVSGTGKEG
- a CDS encoding tellurite resistance TerB family protein, whose translation is MFERFQAFFQNLTADRPKAGFAPDDPRIAVAALCMQVMEADGQIKDSEKKRLRKLLKEQYALDGKQLDALMAAGLEAESTAVDYFRFTSDLKRHLNTEQRLELIGILWDIVYADGERSEMEDHVIWRIADLLGVSSRERIQKRQEAAARVTNAQVVQDDAD
- a CDS encoding glutamine amidotransferase, whose translation is MTLTDRSVRRDRRPVLIILHQERSSPGRVGQLLVGKGYDLDIRRPALGDPLPCTLENHAGAVIFGGPMSANDPEEFVKAEIDWLEVPLKENRPYLGICLGAQMLARKLGSKVAANCDGSTEIGWYPLHTTERGRRLMRWPKMVYHFHREGFELPHGAELLASGDAYPNQAFRYNDNAWGLQFHAELTRVMMHRWVVHGAHRFILPNAQQGREHLEGRMLFDAPLKAWLDDFLDIVFEGKTAAATTPLLV